A genome region from Panacibacter microcysteis includes the following:
- a CDS encoding choice-of-anchor X domain-containing protein: METTKQKLMLALVAVIVLFSVSWIKNENKKTDTPGSAYDAISSTAQNLALETFSKDFYDEEAIFNFAGKRKRVPPADDVMVQRIPGDNLHLLVMAVYPYGKFHEPFVKINNAGEEVTLTDDGKGVDKVAGDGIYTAKIFTDVKEFRKQAIAMLKETIKNNWEPLFTDRELNYSTLCEQNPFSEAKFDGNEAVSIGNLTAAEAGTVKALDKVRANSIFLTDLSVVENPTRTWNSCAQTGNVDGPWTFKTLMKNLATQTPSQPATDQRVSDFVKGWLNNWAVQKIINEDTVAARTLVNDKILNPWLAKSLAAGNPSGFLDMRFAPFKLTAIVNRFDLRERARGIPAGEGRFIFCLVNADCNAAENFNIIFEYGIPKPDVCDSLRSWAKKWYDLKDLTLGSEEYLNALQAITNQFTLCGSNPARTNQSSLNSIRSNERALANTNPPRWELREFGLNGTGLALTQRAVAQVPADRYNAQVDNAEVRRMAKFVNENSAGINIDDYDVPAIYDGFPLLGGKSTILDTPVGQPTRPYHWDGTEGDPQADAFIDLTITRHIFSRNACSGCHAGEVQTFFTHVDPVFFGTKATLSGFLTGTAGRGGAVDADGIPDNDKFKVKDAAARGNGTERFHVFNDIKRRATDLKQVATSTCGTAFSLRDELMFHPVGAVH; the protein is encoded by the coding sequence ATGGAAACTACAAAACAAAAACTAATGTTGGCCCTTGTGGCAGTGATTGTTCTTTTTTCTGTTTCCTGGATAAAGAACGAAAACAAAAAAACTGACACTCCCGGTTCTGCTTACGACGCAATTTCTTCAACCGCACAAAACCTTGCACTCGAAACATTTAGTAAAGATTTCTACGACGAAGAAGCTATTTTCAATTTTGCAGGTAAAAGAAAAAGAGTTCCACCTGCAGATGATGTAATGGTGCAAAGAATTCCGGGAGATAATTTACACCTGCTGGTAATGGCCGTGTACCCGTATGGAAAATTTCATGAGCCGTTTGTGAAAATAAATAACGCTGGAGAGGAAGTTACACTGACAGACGACGGTAAGGGTGTAGATAAAGTTGCAGGTGATGGCATTTATACTGCCAAAATATTTACAGATGTAAAAGAATTCAGAAAGCAGGCAATTGCCATGCTGAAAGAAACAATAAAAAATAACTGGGAACCTTTGTTTACCGACAGGGAACTTAATTATAGCACCTTGTGTGAACAAAACCCTTTTAGTGAGGCAAAATTTGATGGTAATGAAGCGGTGTCAATAGGTAACCTTACCGCTGCCGAAGCAGGCACTGTAAAAGCACTTGACAAAGTAAGGGCAAATAGTATTTTTCTTACAGATCTTTCAGTAGTTGAAAATCCGACACGCACCTGGAACAGTTGTGCGCAAACAGGTAACGTTGATGGCCCATGGACTTTCAAAACATTAATGAAGAATCTTGCCACCCAAACGCCTTCCCAGCCCGCAACAGACCAGCGTGTTTCTGATTTTGTAAAAGGCTGGTTAAATAACTGGGCTGTGCAAAAGATCATCAATGAAGATACCGTTGCTGCAAGAACACTGGTGAATGACAAAATCCTGAATCCATGGCTGGCAAAAAGCCTTGCGGCCGGTAACCCGTCAGGATTTCTTGATATGCGCTTTGCACCATTTAAACTAACTGCTATCGTTAACCGTTTCGATCTTCGTGAAAGAGCAAGAGGAATTCCTGCAGGTGAAGGAAGGTTTATTTTCTGCCTTGTAAATGCTGATTGTAATGCTGCTGAGAACTTCAACATTATTTTTGAATACGGTATTCCTAAACCAGATGTTTGTGATTCCTTGAGAAGCTGGGCAAAGAAGTGGTACGATCTGAAAGATTTAACCCTGGGTTCTGAAGAATACCTGAATGCATTACAGGCAATCACCAACCAATTCACTTTATGTGGAAGTAATCCGGCCAGGACAAACCAGAGCAGTCTTAATTCAATAAGATCAAATGAAAGAGCGCTTGCAAACACCAACCCTCCGCGTTGGGAACTTAGAGAATTTGGTTTAAACGGAACTGGTCTTGCACTAACGCAACGTGCTGTTGCACAGGTACCGGCTGACAGGTATAATGCGCAGGTAGACAATGCTGAAGTACGCAGGATGGCAAAATTTGTTAATGAAAATTCTGCGGGTATAAATATTGATGATTATGATGTGCCGGCTATATACGATGGATTTCCTTTATTGGGCGGAAAATCAACCATACTGGACACACCCGTTGGCCAGCCTACCAGGCCATACCATTGGGATGGTACAGAAGGTGATCCCCAGGCCGACGCCTTTATTGATCTGACTATTACAAGACATATTTTCTCGAGAAATGCATGTTCTGGTTGCCACGCTGGTGAGGTGCAAACCTTCTTTACGCATGTGGATCCTGTATTTTTTGGCACAAAAGCTACGCTCTCAGGATTTTTAACCGGTACTGCCGGAAGAGGTGGCGCAGTAGATGCTGATGGTATACCTGACAACGATAAGTTTAAGGTAAAAGATGCCGCAGCCAGGGGCAATGGTACAGAACGTTTTCACGTATTTAATGATATCAAAAGAAGAGCTACAGATCTTAAACAGGTTGCTACTTCTACATGCGGAACCGCATTTTCTTTAAGAGATGAACTGATGTTTCATCCCGTAGGAGCAGTGCATTAA
- the nusB gene encoding transcription antitermination factor NusB has product MISRRNIRVKVMQELYALQSREVDGVQEKANPVEALKKSLDLTTDLFVYLLYFITEVARYAEKDAKLRASRNLPSFADKNVNTRIAGNELLWRILENESFKKEIAGKTIAFEDTEDMTRKIYLDLASSENYKHYILAESRDKKAEKDIIVFIFTNLMLPNESFVQHIEEHFANWDDDAEMIDQLMMSYLQRPGSYNLQQMVGEEKWKFAKDLLVTAFNKRAYTLELIKPKLKNWDSDRIAALDMILMQMGVCEFLYFETIPPKVTINEYIDIAKEYSTQQSGQFINGILDSIHKDLVAENKIHKIDFKQKA; this is encoded by the coding sequence ATGATTAGCAGAAGAAACATACGTGTAAAAGTAATGCAGGAACTGTACGCGTTACAATCAAGAGAAGTAGATGGGGTGCAGGAAAAGGCTAACCCCGTGGAAGCTTTGAAGAAAAGCCTTGATCTTACCACAGACCTGTTTGTTTACCTACTTTATTTTATTACAGAAGTTGCCCGCTACGCGGAAAAAGATGCGAAATTAAGAGCATCGAGAAACCTTCCCAGCTTTGCAGACAAGAATGTAAACACGCGAATTGCCGGTAACGAGTTGCTGTGGCGTATTTTGGAAAACGAGTCTTTCAAAAAAGAAATCGCTGGCAAAACGATTGCATTTGAGGATACGGAAGACATGACCAGGAAGATATATCTTGATCTTGCATCTTCCGAAAATTATAAGCATTATATACTGGCGGAAAGTCGTGATAAAAAGGCTGAAAAAGATATCATTGTTTTTATTTTCACTAACCTGATGCTGCCGAATGAATCTTTTGTACAACATATTGAAGAGCATTTTGCCAATTGGGATGATGATGCAGAAATGATAGACCAGTTAATGATGAGCTACCTGCAACGCCCCGGCTCATACAACCTGCAGCAGATGGTGGGAGAAGAGAAATGGAAATTTGCAAAAGACCTTTTGGTTACTGCTTTTAATAAAAGAGCTTACACACTTGAGCTGATTAAACCCAAACTAAAAAACTGGGATTCTGACAGGATTGCTGCGCTGGATATGATACTGATGCAGATGGGAGTTTGCGAGTTCTTGTACTTTGAAACGATTCCCCCAAAAGTAACCATTAACGAATACATCGATATTGCAAAAGAATACAGTACCCAGCAAAGCGGCCAGTTTATCAACGGCATTCTCGATAGTATACACAAAGACCTGGTAGCCGAGAATAAAATTCATAAAATTGATTTCAAACAAAAAGCCTGA
- a CDS encoding DUF1573 domain-containing protein, with protein MKRVLFFLPLLLITLVYACNSGSANDADKTAPNNIATDSANFTTVQWLDTAVNFGTVKKGEKVKIKYTCTNTGTKPMFIYYVRPGCGCTVADYTKEAILPGKNGEVKAEFDSNHGSAGDIHKSIIVQTNTTNPSPRLTFSGVVLDVDSTRKG; from the coding sequence ATGAAACGGGTTTTGTTTTTTCTTCCCTTGCTGTTGATTACCCTTGTTTATGCCTGCAATTCGGGAAGTGCCAATGACGCAGATAAAACTGCGCCAAATAATATTGCCACAGATTCAGCCAATTTTACAACCGTACAATGGTTAGATACAGCAGTAAATTTTGGCACAGTTAAAAAGGGTGAAAAGGTGAAGATAAAGTACACCTGTACCAATACCGGTACAAAACCAATGTTTATTTATTACGTACGCCCGGGCTGCGGTTGTACGGTAGCAGACTATACAAAAGAAGCCATACTGCCCGGTAAAAACGGTGAAGTAAAGGCGGAGTTTGACAGTAACCATGGCAGTGCCGGAGATATACACAAATCAATTATTGTACAAACAAACACAACAAACCCATCGCCACGGCTCACTTTTTCGGGTGTGGTATTAGATGTTGACAGCACCAGGAAAGGGTAG
- the yajC gene encoding preprotein translocase subunit YajC — protein sequence MNLLNTVLLMAPPSGQAGDQSPLPTFLMMGAIILVFWLFMIRPQAKKAKDQKKYIENMQKGDRVVTIAGIHGKINKVNDDGTIDLETSPGSYIKIEKSAISLEWTQNINKPAAAEKK from the coding sequence ATGAATCTTTTGAACACAGTTCTTTTAATGGCGCCACCTTCAGGTCAGGCAGGAGATCAAAGCCCATTGCCAACTTTTTTGATGATGGGGGCCATTATTCTTGTTTTCTGGTTATTTATGATTCGGCCGCAGGCAAAAAAAGCCAAAGACCAAAAGAAGTATATTGAAAACATGCAGAAAGGAGACAGGGTTGTAACAATTGCCGGCATACATGGCAAGATCAATAAGGTAAATGATGATGGTACCATTGATCTTGAAACAAGTCCTGGCAGCTATATCAAGATTGAAAAATCTGCCATCAGCCTTGAGTGGACGCAGAATATTAACAAGCCCGCTGCTGCAGAAAAAAAGTAA
- a CDS encoding LamG domain-containing protein — MKTNLIVSCIAVLTLMQSCQKDYVQKTENALVSTSQEDLIDARLNDSSLLCYYPFNSNLKDKSGHNNHGALVGNISFVTDRFGRPSKAASFAASNTYIEVPEADFVGLTEMTVSMDFYATTSNRQLLFSKITHDIPYTSPDWNASLVLVIEQANADPIQFNTKKEGYCNSPWDWDWNTTINSNTNFELNKWNHIAVTFNDNEQKMYLNGVLVGSQPKVSSPVCQAEPLRLGVWWSQDPLYFEGYMDEVRIFNRVLTDKEIKRLSTK; from the coding sequence ATGAAAACAAACCTAATTGTTTCTTGCATTGCTGTTTTAACATTGATGCAATCTTGTCAAAAAGACTATGTCCAGAAAACTGAAAATGCCCTGGTTTCCACATCTCAAGAGGACTTAATTGATGCGAGGCTTAATGATTCTTCGCTCCTTTGTTACTATCCTTTCAACTCAAACCTGAAAGACAAAAGCGGTCATAATAATCATGGCGCTCTTGTAGGTAACATTTCCTTTGTTACAGACAGATTTGGAAGACCCTCCAAAGCAGCTTCTTTTGCTGCCTCGAATACTTACATCGAAGTGCCGGAAGCAGATTTTGTTGGCTTAACAGAAATGACAGTTTCTATGGATTTTTACGCAACAACATCAAACAGACAGTTGCTATTCAGCAAAATTACACACGATATTCCTTACACATCACCTGATTGGAACGCTTCTTTGGTACTGGTAATAGAGCAGGCTAATGCCGACCCAATTCAGTTTAATACAAAAAAAGAGGGTTACTGCAATTCACCGTGGGACTGGGACTGGAATACAACAATAAACAGCAATACAAACTTCGAACTTAATAAATGGAACCATATTGCTGTAACTTTTAACGACAACGAACAGAAAATGTATTTAAATGGCGTTTTAGTGGGCTCTCAGCCCAAAGTTTCTAGCCCGGTTTGCCAGGCAGAACCTCTTCGCCTGGGAGTGTGGTGGTCACAAGATCCATTATATTTTGAAGGTTACATGGATGAAGTGAGAATTTTTAACCGGGTTCTTACAGATAAAGAAATAAAAAGATTATCAACAAAGTAG
- the uvrA gene encoding excinuclease ABC subunit UvrA, which translates to MSDSNIIATPKKSRKKQEKEATNDIVVKGARVHNLKDITVSFPRNKFIVVTGVSGSGKSSLTIDTLFAEGQRRYAESLSAYARQFMSRMVKPDIDYIKGLCPAIAIEQKVITRTPRSTVGSMTEIYDYLRLLFARAGKTISPVSGREVRKDDVADVINAIQKLPDGERVIILVPFRQHTKRDIREDLNILTQKGFSRLYISDQPERIEELLELNDQQLLEKLNAENQQPYILVDRIAKKAFDEDDIHRLSDSVGTAFYEGEGEMFLQIQGKETLHFSNKFELDGIQFEEPVPNLFSFNNPFGACPTCEGFSQVLGIDDDLVIPDRRLSIYEGAVAPWKGEKLGWWKEQFVKGAKAIDFPIHKPVADLTPAQYQLLWHGKGTVYGIHDFFKEVEQNLYKVQYRVLLSRYRGRTICHDCHGYRLRKEALYVKVGGKHIGELCQEQTRDLKQWFNNLSLSEHDQQVAKRILIEIHQRLQTLIDVGLGYLTLNRLANSLSGGESQRIQLTRSLGSNLTNSLYILDEPSIGLHSRDTERLIHVLKQLRDAGNTVVVVEHDELMMREADHIIDMGPLASHLGGEVIAAGNYDEIVSNSKSLTGKYLKGELEVSLPKVNRRYNRYIRVENARHNNLKDVTVEFPLNMLCVVSGVSGSGKTTLVKQILYPALKKLKGDFADKVGFHKAITGDVDYITQVELVDQNPIGKSSRSNPVTYIKAYDQIRDLFASQPLSKIRGFQPKHFSFNVDGGRCDACKGEGEQVVEMQFLADVHLTCEVCGGKKFKDEVLEVQYNGKSIYDVLELSVDDSIEFFKEEKTLAKALQPLQDVGLGYVKLGQSSDTLSGGEAQRVKLASFLGKGKASGHVLFVFDEPTTGLHFHDINKLLASFNALIEQGHSIIVIEHNTDVIKNADWIIDLGPEAGDAGGNLVFAGKPADLRKVKESYTAKFL; encoded by the coding sequence ATGAGCGATAGTAATATCATAGCAACACCAAAGAAGAGCAGGAAAAAGCAGGAGAAAGAAGCTACCAATGATATTGTGGTTAAAGGTGCACGTGTACACAATCTTAAAGATATAACTGTATCATTTCCAAGAAATAAATTCATCGTTGTTACAGGTGTTTCAGGCAGTGGCAAGTCTTCACTTACGATAGACACTCTTTTTGCTGAAGGTCAGCGCCGCTATGCAGAAAGCCTTAGCGCATACGCGAGGCAATTTATGAGCCGCATGGTAAAACCTGATATTGACTATATAAAAGGTTTATGCCCGGCCATTGCCATTGAGCAAAAGGTAATTACAAGAACACCGCGGAGCACTGTTGGCAGCATGACGGAAATTTACGATTACCTGAGGCTGCTCTTTGCACGTGCAGGTAAAACCATTTCGCCTGTCAGTGGCAGGGAAGTACGTAAAGATGATGTTGCCGATGTAATCAATGCCATACAAAAACTTCCTGACGGCGAAAGAGTAATTATCCTCGTTCCGTTCAGGCAACATACAAAACGTGATATCAGGGAAGACCTCAATATACTTACCCAAAAAGGTTTCTCCAGGCTTTACATCAGCGATCAGCCCGAAAGAATTGAAGAACTGTTGGAATTAAACGATCAACAGCTTCTCGAAAAACTGAATGCCGAGAACCAGCAGCCATATATACTTGTAGACCGCATTGCCAAAAAAGCATTTGACGAAGATGATATTCACCGGCTGTCAGACTCAGTTGGCACCGCTTTTTATGAAGGCGAAGGTGAAATGTTTCTGCAAATCCAGGGCAAAGAAACACTGCACTTCAGCAATAAGTTTGAGCTTGATGGTATTCAATTTGAAGAACCCGTTCCAAATCTTTTTTCATTCAACAATCCATTTGGTGCATGCCCAACCTGTGAAGGCTTTAGCCAGGTGCTTGGTATAGATGACGACCTCGTAATTCCCGACAGGAGACTAAGTATATACGAAGGTGCCGTGGCGCCATGGAAAGGTGAAAAACTCGGCTGGTGGAAAGAGCAGTTTGTGAAGGGAGCCAAAGCCATAGATTTTCCCATCCACAAACCTGTTGCAGACCTTACACCTGCGCAATACCAGCTCTTATGGCACGGCAAAGGAACCGTGTACGGTATTCATGATTTCTTCAAAGAGGTGGAGCAAAACCTGTACAAAGTGCAGTACAGGGTGTTGCTAAGCCGTTACAGAGGCAGAACAATTTGCCATGACTGCCATGGATACCGCTTGCGCAAAGAAGCTTTATACGTAAAAGTGGGAGGCAAACACATTGGCGAACTTTGCCAGGAACAAACCCGCGACCTGAAGCAATGGTTTAATAACCTTAGCCTTTCAGAACATGATCAGCAGGTGGCCAAAAGAATATTAATTGAAATTCATCAACGTTTGCAAACACTTATTGATGTTGGTCTCGGTTATCTTACACTAAACCGGCTCGCTAATTCATTGAGCGGTGGTGAAAGCCAGCGCATTCAGCTAACACGCAGTCTTGGCAGCAACCTTACCAACTCGCTTTATATACTAGACGAACCATCTATCGGACTTCATTCAAGAGATACAGAAAGGCTGATACATGTATTAAAGCAACTACGTGATGCAGGCAACACAGTGGTGGTGGTAGAACACGATGAACTGATGATGCGCGAAGCAGATCATATTATAGATATGGGACCACTTGCATCGCATCTGGGCGGTGAAGTAATTGCAGCCGGCAACTACGATGAAATCGTTTCAAATAGCAAAAGCCTTACCGGCAAATATTTAAAAGGAGAGCTTGAGGTAAGTTTGCCAAAAGTGAACCGCAGGTATAACCGGTACATTCGTGTTGAAAATGCAAGGCACAACAACCTGAAAGATGTTACGGTCGAGTTTCCGCTTAATATGCTTTGCGTGGTAAGCGGCGTTAGCGGAAGCGGTAAAACTACCCTTGTAAAACAAATCCTTTATCCCGCGCTTAAAAAACTGAAAGGAGATTTTGCTGATAAAGTAGGCTTTCATAAAGCAATTACAGGTGATGTTGACTACATCACACAGGTAGAACTGGTTGACCAGAACCCCATCGGTAAATCATCGCGCAGCAACCCTGTAACATACATAAAAGCATACGACCAGATACGCGACTTATTTGCAAGCCAGCCACTTTCAAAAATCCGTGGCTTTCAGCCAAAGCATTTTTCCTTCAACGTAGATGGTGGCCGTTGCGATGCGTGCAAAGGCGAAGGTGAACAGGTTGTAGAAATGCAGTTCCTTGCAGATGTACACCTTACATGCGAAGTCTGTGGCGGTAAAAAATTCAAAGACGAAGTATTGGAAGTACAATACAATGGTAAAAGTATTTACGACGTTCTCGAATTAAGCGTAGATGACTCCATCGAATTTTTTAAAGAAGAGAAAACACTTGCCAAAGCGTTACAACCATTGCAGGATGTTGGTCTCGGCTATGTAAAGCTTGGCCAGAGCAGCGATACATTGAGCGGCGGCGAGGCGCAACGTGTAAAACTGGCTTCATTTCTTGGCAAAGGCAAAGCAAGCGGCCACGTGCTGTTTGTGTTTGACGAACCAACGACCGGTTTACATTTTCACGATATCAATAAGCTTCTTGCTTCGTTTAATGCCCTTATAGAGCAGGGGCATTCCATTATTGTTATTGAGCATAACACAGATGTTATTAAAAATGCAGACTGGATCATCGATCTTGGACCGGAAGCAGGCGATGCAGGCGGCAATCTTGTATTTGCCGGCAAACCCGCAGATCTGAGGAAAGTAAAAGAAAGTTATACCGCGAAATTCCTGTAG
- a CDS encoding RNA polymerase sigma factor — protein MRKFNEFSDTELVLAFQDGNSYALEALINRYKDKLFSSIQFIVKDKYLAEDLFQETFVRIIDTLRSKRYNEEGKFLPWAMRIAHNLCVDYFRKVKRTPTIVTGDNKDVFDVIVVVNENAEQKIIKKQGYDRMHQMLSALPEEQREVIVLRHFGDMSFKDIAAVTNCSINTALGRMRYGLINLRKMMLEKQVSI, from the coding sequence ATGAGAAAGTTTAACGAATTCTCCGACACCGAGCTAGTGCTCGCATTCCAGGATGGCAATTCCTATGCACTGGAGGCCCTTATCAACCGCTATAAGGACAAATTGTTCAGTTCAATCCAATTTATTGTGAAAGACAAGTATCTGGCGGAAGATCTTTTCCAGGAAACATTTGTACGTATCATCGACACGTTGCGCAGCAAACGCTACAATGAAGAAGGTAAATTCCTTCCATGGGCAATGCGTATTGCACACAACCTTTGTGTGGATTACTTCCGCAAGGTGAAACGAACACCCACTATTGTTACCGGCGACAACAAAGATGTATTTGATGTAATCGTTGTGGTTAACGAAAACGCTGAGCAGAAAATAATTAAAAAACAAGGTTACGACCGTATGCACCAAATGCTTTCAGCATTGCCTGAAGAGCAGCGCGAAGTAATTGTATTACGCCACTTTGGTGATATGAGTTTTAAAGATATCGCAGCAGTTACTAACTGCAGCATAAACACTGCCCTTGGCAGAATGCGTTACGGTTTAATAAACCTGCGCAAAATGATGCTGGAAAAACAAGTTAGTATCTAA
- a CDS encoding cupin domain-containing protein, producing MSNDLILQISNRIKEKRKEQKITLQELAAEVGVTKGLISQIENSRTVPSLTVLLSIIKSLHVDLNDFFDKLDTSSSNEPLIIRAGEISTIEKEYTKGTHYFRITSFKHQGKLVDVVLYKQEKTARKGYVSTQAHEFDYMLKGKMQYTIEGKKYVLEAGDSFYYDARKEHHTKCLSEEPFEMLVVYFFDEE from the coding sequence ATGAGTAACGACCTAATCCTTCAGATCAGCAACCGCATAAAAGAAAAAAGAAAAGAACAGAAAATAACACTGCAGGAACTGGCAGCGGAAGTGGGCGTTACCAAAGGCCTGATCTCGCAGATAGAGAATAGCCGCACGGTTCCCTCACTTACAGTGTTACTCAGCATCATAAAATCCCTGCATGTAGATCTGAATGATTTTTTTGACAAGCTGGATACATCATCCAGCAACGAGCCGCTTATTATCAGGGCCGGCGAGATATCTACCATAGAAAAAGAATACACCAAAGGCACCCATTATTTTCGCATCACTTCTTTCAAGCACCAGGGCAAACTCGTAGACGTAGTGTTGTACAAGCAGGAGAAAACGGCAAGAAAAGGCTATGTATCTACACAGGCGCATGAATTTGATTACATGCTGAAAGGTAAAATGCAGTACACAATAGAAGGAAAAAAGTATGTGCTGGAGGCCGGCGATTCCTTCTACTACGATGCCCGCAAAGAACACCACACCAAGTGCTTAAGTGAAGAGCCCTTTGAAATGCTGGTCGTTTATTTTTTTGACGAAGAATAA